tacatcaacaccatagcctctccgatgatgtgtgagtagtttaccacagaccttcgggtccatagttattagctagatggcttcttctctctctttggatctcaatacaaagttctcctcgatcttattggagatctattcgatgtaattctttttgcggtgtgtttatcgagatccgatggattgtgggtttatgatcaagattatctatgaataatatttgaatctcctctaaattcttttatgtatgatttgttatctttgcaaatctcttcgaattatcagtttagtttggcctactagattgatctttcttgcaatgggagaagtgcttagctttgggttcaatcttgcggtgtcctttcctagtgacagtaggggcagcaaggcacgcattgtattgttgccatcgaggataaaaacatggggtttatatcatattgcttgagtttatctctctacatcatgtcatcttgcctaatgtattactttgttcttatgaagttaatactctagatgcatgctggatagcggtcgatgtgtggagtaatagtagtagatgcagaatcgtttcggtctacttgtcacggacgtgattcctatatgcatgatcatgcctagatattctcataactatgcacttttctatcaattgctcaacagtaatttgttcacccgtcgtaatacttatgctatcttgagagaagccactagtgaaacctatgacccccgggtctattttccatcatataagttttcaatctatttttactttgaaatctttactttcaatctatataagaaaaaataccaaaaatatttatcttattatctctatcagatctcacttttgcaagtggccgtgaagggattgacaacccctttatcgcgttggttgcaagattcttatttgtttgtgtaggtacgagcgacttgcgtgtagtctcctactggattgataccgtggttctcaaaaactgagggaaatacttacgctactttgctgcatcaatTAGGACGATGACTGTATCATTAATCCCTTCTGGCATTGACCCATTCTCAAAGAAACTGAGAACACCTCTGATCACATCCTCCTTGAGGACCTCCCAGTTCCTTTGATAGAAGCGAGCCGGGAAGCCATCGGGCCCAGGGGCTTTGAGTGGGCCGATCTGAAACAGAGCATCACTTATTTCCACTGCCGAGAAAGGTTTAGTGAGTGCCTCATTCATATTGTGTGTCACTTTTTGTCAAACAGCTCCAAAATCTCCAGTGGGTTTAATCTGTCCTCCTTTGCGTATAGATTTTTAAAGAAAGAATTTTTCATTTCCAAAATCCCTTTCTTATCCTCCACCCAGACCCCACTGGAATCTTTAAGTTTGGCGATATCGTTCTTTTTTCCCTCCAAGTAGCTTTCCTCTGAAACCATTCCGTGTTTCTATCCCCTTCTCTTAGGTACAGAACTCTTGATCTTTGTCTCCACATTATTTCTTCCCGTAATGGTAGTTCATCTAGTTCATTGGCCAGCTTGTTTACTTCTTTTTGCTGCGCTGGGTTGGGATGTAAACTCCATAACATACTTAACTTCTTCCTGATCTCCGCTGTTTGTTTAATAACGGAACCGAAGTCTCGCTTTGCCCAGTTTCTAAGTGTGTTTTGCATGTGCTGCAGCTTAACGCCGACCTCATGCATGTTTCCAGCCGCTCTTCCCTCCTTCCATGAGTTCTTGATAGTAGGCTGTAAAGATTCTACCCTCTCCCACATTTGCTCGTATCTGGAAGTTTTGGCTGTCCTCTCGCCTCTCGGCAGCCATACCTGTCTCTTCCCAAGCCGCAACAAGATAGGGAGATGGTCAGAACGTGACGAGCAAATATGTTCAACAGAAGCATTCCTATAGTGATCAGACCACTCCGGAGAAGCAACTGCTCTGTCAAGTCTCGCTCGTACGTTGTTGCTGCCCTCTTGCTTATTACTGTAAGTCCAGACATGACCTTTGAATCCCAAGTCAAACAAGTTACAATCAGCAAGGATAGTGCAAAAGTTTTCCATATGCCTCTCGGATCTTCTCAAAACCGAGATGTGTTCGGACTGCCACATTGTTTCATTGAAGTCACCCACCATTAGCCAAGGCACACTCGCGGCGTCTTTTATTCTGCGCAACAGAGACCACATGTGGTGGCGCTCATGAGCCTTAGGTTCACCATACACAAAGGTGCCCCGCCATTGGAGACCATCCGAAGACAAGCGAATCAACACATCGATATATCTCGCCCCCACGGCAATCTTCTTTATTTCCACACTCTCATCATAAAAGAGGGCAATGCCGGCACCTTTTCTGATATCGGGTTGCACGATACAGTTACGGAGGCCGAGCCTCCACTTGAGATTTTTGACATACTTATTATTTTGCCGAGTTTCAGAGAGGAAGACGAGCTTGGGCTTGTATGTGTGCACGAGACACACGAGTTCCTGAACTGTTCGAGGTTGCTCGAGGCCTCGACAGTTCCAGCTCAGGATCGTCATGGCTCCTGGTGGGCACCATCCTCGGCACCCACCAGTTTATCGGGAGCCCCTATGCCGGTTGCTTCCTGCTCTCCATCCTCTCCCACATCTTCCCTGCCCTCCATCTGagttgtgttcttgatcttcttCTGCTGATCATGCTCAACATATTCTTGCTTTTCTTCCACAGTTGTGGCTGCCTCTAGATCTCTCTCCCCTCTCTTTCCAAGGACTGTTACCACCTATACTGTTTTCTGCGCACTCCTCTTGCTACCATGACGTTTCTTTGCTCTGTGTATGGAGCCATCCTGGGGTGGTGCTGATTCAGCGACCCCATCAGACAGTCCTTCTGTCTCCTTTGTCGCCACAGCCATTGGTGGTGAAGAGGCGTCGGCTGCAGTTATGACGGTCTGATTTTTAGTCGTAGGGCCCAGGGAAAGAACCTGATGCCCCTCCTCCATAGTTACCTTCTGCTGCATTTCAGGCGTGGTAATGTGCACTGCTTTTGGGGTAGGATCAGGGTTCGTCACCGGGTCCATGACTACTGCCTTGATTGGGGCGTCAGCATCAGCCTGATGGACGACATTCATCGGGATGGGGCCGAACCCTGGAGGGTAGTCCCGACCGGCAATCAGGTTCGCCATGCCACTCCCCCCAACCAAAGGGTTGGCGACTGCATGGGTGCCGCCATTGTTGGCGTTTGACCCCTCACCTTCAGTTTGGCCGGCTATGCCTCTTGATTTGCAGGTTCCAGGACCAAGTTTGATCGCGCTTACAGCAGCCATCGCAGCCTGCACAAGAGGATCAGCAAGCACCACCTCTGGGATGTCCCCATACTTGTCCGCAGCTAGCTTCGCTGGTGCAGTTCTTGAATGATCGATTTAAATCTCAAGTAACTGAGCTTTTAGATCTTTGTTCATCGTTGGATCCGAGGCATGATGCTTTCAACAAGTCAAAGATATGCACACTAGTAGAGAAATTCTATCCAACAGATTTTTCTAGTCAAGAAGATAGGTTGGAGTGCGAGCTACCACATTTTCAGTTTGAAACATTCAACCATCCAGAGATCAAGAACTGCAAACCACTTGTCGATCTGACAAAAGGAATAGTTAAGACTGGCAAGTCTTCTGACTATCCAATGGTTGAGAGGTTGTTATGATTGGTGATAACTCTCCCGGTGTCAATTGCAACAGCAGAGCGAGCCTTTTATGCAATGAAACTAGTCAAGACATGGCTTCAAAGTAAAATGGAAGATGATTTTCTTCGTCATTGCACGATAGTTTATATTGAGAAGGAACTAGCAGCAAAGTTTAGCTCTGAAGAAATAATTGATATCTTTGATACTGATGCTTGTAAAGCTGAATTTAAATTGATAGATACGTAATTTTTTTCCTACTACAGAACAACAAACATATATGTACTATCTAGATCTCCTAATATTTACTATGGTATCTTCTTATATATCCTAtgatttttttgcgggaaatataACCTATGATTTTGATGCTTTCGGTTCTTGCCCCCACTCCCCACATCTCGATTTTCTGGCTCCATCCTACGCCCTAGCGATCCGTGGGGCTGCTACGCGTCAGCCGGCGGATAAGTAGAAAGCATCTGCCGCCGGGCTGGCCGTTGGATTGATGCGCGGAGCTGTCCGATCTGCCCATCCATGTGCGTCACCTCTTTCGAAACAAGAGCGGTGTTGCGGAAACATTTCTAACATCCGCCGTGTTGTAAAAACCTTTGCAACAGAGGTGATGTTGcagaattttttgaaacaaaGATCATGTTATCTGCAGATTTTTTTGCAGCAGAGGTGATGTCGCATAATTTTTTGCAACAAAGATCATATTGCAGAAACATAGGTTGTGTTGCAGATATTTTTTTTTGCAACATAGGCTGTGTTGTGGATTTTTTTACAACATAGGTCGTGTTGCGGATTTTTTTTATGCAACATAGGTCGTGTCGCAGAATTTTTTTCTGTCTTTTTTTTGCAACAACGATAATGTTGTGGAAGAAGTTTTGCAACATAGGTAATGTTGCAAAAAATTTTGCAAATGAAAAAAGTGTGCAGAAACACCGTCGTCGTTGCCTGCGTCGAGCGCGCCGCTGCCAATCACAACAGAGCAGTAGCACCACTGCCCCTGCTGTTGTAGAAGCACGCCATTACTGGGGAGCGTACCAACGCGACGGggcaccaccaccaccgcccACCAACGTGGCGGggcaccaccaccaccgcccCACCACAGCATCCCTCCCTTTATTTCACCCCTGCAGGAATGGGGAAAAATCTATGGATCTAGCGGGGAAAGGATGCACACCTGCTGCTTGGGCAGCCGTCAGCTACCTCAGATCGCGTCGGTGTCGTCCAGCGCGGCTGGTCTGCCGCGGTCGACCACCCAGCCACCGCCTCCGTCCCAGCCGCACGGTGCTCTGCCTCTCCGCTGCTGGATCTAACCACCACAGAGCTTTGAAACACGCTCTCAGTTGCAGAAGGCGTTTCTGAAACAGCAGCTGAGCTGCAGACCCGTGCGTGTGGGTGCGGGTTGCTTTCGGCCATTGGATCAAAATACGATCCGACGGACACAGAGCCGGCGGGCGTGGGCGCGAGATCGGCCGGCAGAAAGTAAGTTTTTCCCTTTTTTATAACTTCAAGTATTTTAAAATGAGGGATACACTTTTTTTTTGATGAACCCTAAAAGTCTCATCCTGGGCCGGGCCGGTGCAAACGGAGACAGGAAATGAGAGATCCTGGTCCGCTTGAGAGAGTGTGCCTGGGCTTGGGCACGCTGTTGCTTCCGCTTGTCACCGCTTCCACGAATCTTTGCCACACACGCCCACTGTTCTGCGCCGTCGCGGGTCGGCCACCTCATCCACCCCTACCCGCCTCCGTCACACGGAATTCTCGCAACCAACCTCGCAGAGCCTCCTCTGTCCTCTCCCGGCGTCGCAGGCAGGGGCAACCTAGCATCCCACCATCGTACCTAGCTGCAGGCAGGGGCGCTGAAGTTGGGAGGCAACGACCTAGAAACAGGTAGCCCTCTTCCGTCTCCTTCTCTGGGGTTCTCGATTCCGAATAAGCGCATCAGACTGAGGTTTCAAACCGTCCCATATGTTTGTTTTCCCGGAAATTCTCGGGAATGCAAGTCGAGAAACGCATGCTTATTTGTCAAATTAAATACGTATCTGGGAAATAGTATTGGGGGCAGGAATTCCAGATATTAGGAGCTTATCTGTTGGGGTTCCCAATATTAATTTATTTAATGGGCTTGCCAGATCAAGAAATATAATTACAAGTAAGGGTTTGGCTATGCATAATGTAGAATGTAGCGGTCAGGTTTTCTTTGTACCAATTCCAAAAATTGGGTACCTAGTGTTCCGCCGCTAACATGGAAAATGATTGTTTGCTGTGATATGCATGAACAGGAATTTCAGTATGCAGCAAATGGCGCTATCTGCGTTCGTCACGACCCCCTCCTCATCCTATAGCAATAACTTACCGCGGTTGACTGCCTGCCGGTCTCAAAGATGGCACGCGAGACGCCTGCGCAGCCAAGTTCGAGCGCAGGCACAACAAGAGTTGCAGTATAAGAAGCTTGGAGATTCAGACCTTCTTATCAGCGAGATTACTCTTGGAACAGTATGTGCATAAGCTGCAGATCATGTTGCGTGTTGTTGCTACATTTCTTTTACAATCCGGGCTAATTCTTTGTTCCTTTAGATGACTTTTGGGGAGCAAAACACAGAGAAGGAAGCACATGATATGCTTTCTTATTCTTTTGATCAGGGCATCAATATCCTGGACACTGCGGAGATGGTCAGTGCAGAACTGTGTATTCTTTCCTTCCCTTTGTGAACTCTATTCCTTATCCTCTGAAGTTCAATTCTATTAGCCATCCATGAATGATAGATCTagtttttaatttttttactccTTTAGTACCCAGTTCCAACAAAGAAGGAAACTCAAGGGAGGACTGATCTATATATAGGCAGGTGGATGCAATCCAAGCCACGAGACAAGGTACTGTAAACAGGCCCAGTTGTTTATCACCTTACTCTAAACATGCCCGCTGCTTGGATCACCAGCAAATTCATGGACATGAGACTCTACTCTGTTTAATTAACTTGTTTCTATGTGTACATGATTCTTTTTTGTGATCTGCATATATGTTACACTGGTTCCCCGCCCAAGTTGATGTCACTGTTTAGGATTATTTTTGACGAAAGAGCAGCATTGAGCTGTTTTCATTAATGATACGGCCCAACAGAATAAATATAAACGTGAAAGCCTGGGTCTAGAGATTATGATCATAATAATAAGAATAAAGATGTTGAACAACAGAATAAAATATGGCCCAGGCTTTAGTATCAACAGACCCAGATTTTCCATTTGTAATGACATGTTTGAATAGTGTCACTGAAAGTCTGAAACATATTTTTTTTAAACAGAGAAAGCCTGAAACATGACACTTGCACGTTTTGATTATGTGTATCTAGGTGATTCTAGCCACCAAAGTTTCTGGTTATTCAGAACGATCTACTTATCTTCGGGATAATGCAGAGGTGGTACGTGTCGATGCCGCCAATATCAAGGAAAGTGTTGAAAAGAGTCTTTCACGTTTATCTACAGACTACATTGATTTGCTTCAGATACACTGGTTAGTGTTTCATTTTGAAGATTATTCTTGCTTAGGGATATCCTGCACATTTTTTTGTCCAGCTTGAATGCATGCACAATCATTTTCAGAGGCAATATTCATTAGATTAACTTTCTCAGATGTTTATTTGTTCATGAAAATATTTTCCAACTTATTATCAACATTAGGGAGGAGGTTATTTTTTGTTGTATTGATATATTTTGTTTCTTTTACCTTGACGAGAAAATCAACCCTGCCTCCAAATGTTTCTTTTATGTCTTTAGGCCAGATAGGTATGTGCCAATATTCGGTGAATTCAGTTATAATTCAACCAAATGGAGGCCAAGTGTTCCATTTGAGGATCAATTGAAAGCTTTCCAGGAGCTAATTGATGAAGGAAAGGTATTATTTTTTAGGCATTTTTTTCGAGAAAACACAAAAGCCTTGCGTGATGCATATTTAGCTGATATTTTTACAGAAGAGGGAGAGTTGAAATTACAAACGCTCCCACCAATCCTCGGAAAGCAGAGTCTCCATAACCACCTAAAAATCTCATGAACTACTCACAAAATGCCACAGCTCCAAATCCTGCTACAAGACCTAGAGATTACTCATAAAATTCAGCTATGCCTCTTCCTCCCGCAAACGCCCAGAGTTTCAAATCCTGATGGTTgagtgcggtcagagcgccagaAGAAACCTGCAGGTGAATGTTGTTGAACACCCTTGCGTTTCGATGCTTCCCACAAACTCCAACAAGTAATTATGACCATGGAGTTGAAACCACGCCGTTTTCCCTTGGGAATCCTCTTGCGAGTGCTGCACTACCAATCCTCCAAGTTGTCAGTAGCAATCAGAACATGAACGCATTGCATGAGGATGTGATCTGTTGTGTCCTCCTCTTGGTCACAGGGATAGCAGGGTGAGGGATGATCTTGTAGGCCTCATCGTACCCTGTGATCAGTTGTCCAGATAAGGCACTGCAACGCCAGCCACATGAATATTTTGCAATTGAGCGGAGCGCAGCTTTTCCAGATGGCGCTGGCCAAAAACATGGCATGCAAACATACTGCTAAAGCTTGTTTGTAAGCTTTTGAGATTAATAGAAACAGGTTACCATTTGATTTCAACCACAAGAAACTCTTATTTGGCATTCAGTCTTCGAAACCGCTGCACGAAACTCATTATCCGGAATGGCGCTGCTAGTCTGAACTTATCTTGTTTGAGCTCCCCTTGTAAGCTGGTGTCCCCTGTGTGAACCTGATTGTAAGAATGCTGCCAATGGGAGTTGCAATGAAAGCCAGGCTTAATGCCTTGTTTCTAGAAGTAGCTTATGATCATGTTGTTACTGCATTTTAGAGGCACATTTGAGTAGTTCACTCACAGTGTATTCGAAGTGCATACAAGAACAATTGTTGAAATCACTTTTATTGTCTGTTCTAGGTACGTTATATCGGTGTTTCCAATGAAACCTCATACGGAGTGATGGAGTTTGTACAGGCTGCCAAACTTCAAGGACTTCCAAAGATTGTGAGCATCCAGAACAGTTATAGTCTAATTGTGAGATGCCGCTTTGAAGGTGAAACAGATGGCACCGATCTCTTCACTAGATTCATCAGAATTCTGTTTATCAGGCCCTTGGTTCTAAATAACTGAGATTTTTTACCTTCTCTTTTAGTCTGAAAATCAGTTGCCTGTTATGTCAAATAAATACAAACTGCTGATAAATATTTGCTGGCAACTAATTTCCTTCCTGCTTAGATATAACTGAAAAGAATGAAAAGGGTTCCATACAATCGTATTATGATTTTGTTAAATTGTGCATTTTGTATGTTCTTGAGGTGATGGTATCAGAGTGCCCGACTCTTGCGTGTGCAGCTTAGTGTGTATCTAATATGCTGGACCTAGCCCTCATGTTTGTTTTTTGGTCACAGTTGATCTTGTTGAGGTCTGCCACCCAAATAACTGCAATGTTGGGCTGCTTGCCTACTCCCCATTGGGGGGTGGCGTTCTCAGTGGAAAGTATCTTGATGCTAACTCTGCTGGTGCAAAGAGGAGCAGGCTGAATCTCTTCCCGGGATACATGGAGCGCTACAACGCGTCTTTGGCTAAAGTATGGTTAAACACTACAACTAACCATTCAGAACTAAAGTTTATTAGTCTCCCACTTTTCTGAGGGCGGCGGTGTTCATCCTCATTTACTTCCTATTGCCTTTATTTCAGGAAGCAACGGACGAGTATGTCAAGCTTGCCAAGAAGCATGGGCTAACACCTGTCCGGCTTGCCCTCGGCTTCGTGCGCGGCCGCCCTTTCACAGCAAGCACCATAATCGGAGCAACCACCATGGATCAGTTAAAGGAGAACATCGATGCATTTACCAGCGCTCCGCGGCCTCTGCCACCGCAAGTCCTTGATGACATTGAGATTCTTTTCAAGAAATACAAAGATCCAGCAATCCTCTAGATGTTCATTCACCTTTTTGCTACAAAGGACATCAATCCTCAACACGTACAAAGACCTAGCAAGCGGACATGGATTGCGCAATTTTGTTCATGTTTATTACACATTGCTTTGTTTCTTTCAACTGATATTTCCCAAATGTGTATGTGTTTATTTTTTTGAAATGTATGTGTACAGATAGTATATCTCGGAGTAAAGAATGGTGCTACATATAATCAGCTATTTTTCTCTAACTTTTTTAAAACAGGAAAATTTACCTAGTTATCATACCATCGCCTATTTGTTCCCTATTTTTTTGTAAACAGGGAAATTTCTAAGAGTTATCAGTCCCGCATGTTTGGTTGCCATACACTTGTACACACTGCCATATATTCATGCCACAAATCTGGGTAATGCCATATATCTTTCCAGCGGCTAAATTGACCGTTACACTTGTGGTAAAAGCGGGCTAGCTACCAAACAAATCAGTGAAGCACGGAGGCAGATTGTGCCGGAGGGTACAAAGGCTGTGTGCTGAACAAGAGAAACACGTTGGCGACACTCAAGGCCATCACTACCAGCAGAAACACCATGAACGGTCTCGTTTCGTCGTCATCGTAGGCGTTATAGGCTATCCTCATCTGATTCACCATGTACAGCCACACAACGGCCAAGAACACCTGCAGAATTCAGTGAGTTACATGCACCGGGCAAATTCAGTTTCAGTTAGCACATCGACCGCATCACGACTTGCTACTATTTTTGGGGGGCTTCGTAGTTAGTTACCTGGAAAAAGCGCCGGCAGGACAGCCACTTCGTCGCTTCCACGCCCCCATCGTCCGCAGGCGACGCCGTGGCGTGTTCTTCGGGTACGCCCTTCTCAACGTCCAGCAGCGGTGCTTCCTCTGTCGCCTCGCAGCCGGACGCGTCGCACGGCGTCGACGAGATCCACTGTGCCATTGGGGGAAGAGAGACGGCGACGTGCGGGGCTTTACCCTAACTTTTTCTTTCCGCCCCACACAAGAGTTTACTCTGGATACCTAAATTGACCTCGCGTGCGAGTTAATATCGGAGACGTGGGCACCGTGTAAATAATCATTAGGGCTTTAAATACACACGCATAAGAGGCAGCTGGCAGGGGCAAACAAGGAAAGTTAAGATGATCAAGTAAATCACGCAGAACATATactccccctccccccacaccACACACACACCACACCCCACATATGCTGTATATAAGGGATAGAAACAGAAACCTTGGTTCGccacaacccccccccccccccccccccccccctatatGAACACTGTATAATGGCAAGTACTCATATAGACGTACATGCACTTATCTCTATGAACACTCGCCCGCACACCCTATTCCTACGAGCATGATGAATCGGCACAACATCTTAAGATTGATGAAGTTATCTGAAAATTCGCAAGGCGCACACCTGGTAAGCCTTGCTTCACCATTCATTCACATTGTGATCCGTGCAGTCGTTTGCACCCAAAAATGCCTAAAAATCACATGTAGCTGTGTATAGTGGCGCATTGACTGCTCGTTCTGGCAGCGGTAGCAGCCATTCGATGGTAGAGACCTCGATGTAGTTTTATTATGGTTGATGTTAGCACCGTGGATCTATCTAGGTGCTAAGATGAACTCGTTCCTCATGATGATATGAATCAGTACCGACCACAGAGTTCATACACGAATTTGGTTCGGGAGAAGGGCTAGCTCTCACGTAGAAGAGAAAGGGGAATTGGGTAGGTAGCCGTCTGTGCCTTGCCGCCGTGATCCTTTGGATACCTCTGGCATCATCGCGTTGTGCTTAAGTAGGGTGGCCCTCTGCCCTGACGGTGTTTGCCCACTCCGGATCCACGTAACGGGAGTTGGTGCGGGTGCCCGTCGTGGCCGCTTGCTCTCGCTGTCGTCTGGGCCCGCCTTGCTGTGGTCGCTGGATGATGGTCCCGCCATGTTAGGGGTGCTGACATCCCCCTCTTCTTGCGCCACGGCTTGCCCCCAAGCCGTTGCTGATGGAAATTGCGCTTGCAACGCTAACTTGTCTTCCCACAAATCCGACAGTGCCTGAGGATCAGACCATCTGACAAGCACTTGTTGAACAACTTGCACAGGAACAGTAGGGCTATCAGCAAGAACAGGGATGTTGGGAACGACATCCATACCTGGGACAAGTGCACGTCGTAGCTGAGATACATGGAATACCAGAtggatgataacccacaagtataggggatcaattgtaacctctttcgataaataagagtgtcgaacccaacgaggagctaaaggtaaaattaatattcccttcaagttctatcgaccaccgatacaactctatgcacacttAACGTTCTCTTTACCTAGAATAAGAATAAAACTACTTTGTAGGTGTAAGGATAAGTTTGCAAGAATAAAGTTATAAGTACTtagcgagaataaaactacgagtaatttgcaagataataaaagttagttgtttagtagaaagcttttgTAACACAAAGAGAAAGATTGTCCATAGGCAATTAAATATAGCATGTGTGATAATTATTATATGCAATGAGGGAGAGGCATACACTAACACACTTtccgtacttggatcatatgcacttatgattaaAACTGTAGCAAGCATctacaactactaaagatcattaaggtaaaacccaaccatagcattaggTAACAAGttctctttattcccatacgcaataATCCCCTTACTTGGGTATAAGCTTTTATCACTCTCGCCACCCactataagcaaatcatgaacgtattggaaaaccctacagcgggaatcccacacgcttgcgcgacatggagggcaaCATAGGACATCACCAATTTAACATAAAACTCATATCAATCACACCATACCATAATTAACCCGTAGGACATAaataatctactcaaacatcataggatggaaacacatcattggataataatatgaagcatgaagcaccatgttcaagtagagaaTTACAGTGGGAATAGAGAGGTTACAC
This genomic window from Aegilops tauschii subsp. strangulata cultivar AL8/78 chromosome 4, Aet v6.0, whole genome shotgun sequence contains:
- the LOC109758942 gene encoding uncharacterized protein — translated: MRDPGPLERVCLGLGTLLLPLVTASTNLCHTRPLFCAVAGRPPHPPLPASVTRNSRNQPRRASSVLSRRRRQGQPSIPPSYLAAGRGAEVGRQRPRNRNFSMQQMALSAFVTTPSSSYSNNLPRLTACRSQRWHARRLRSQVRAQAQQELQYKKLGDSDLLISEITLGTMTFGEQNTEKEAHDMLSYSFDQGINILDTAEMYPVPTKKETQGRTDLYIGRWMQSKPRDKVILATKVSGYSERSTYLRDNAEVVRVDAANIKESVEKSLSRLSTDYIDLLQIHWPDRYVPIFGEFSYNSTKWRPSVPFEDQLKAFQELIDEGKVRYIGVSNETSYGVMEFVQAAKLQGLPKIVSIQNSYSLIVRCRFEVDLVEVCHPNNCNVGLLAYSPLGGGVLSGKYLDANSAGAKRSRLNLFPGYMERYNASLAKEATDEYVKLAKKHGLTPVRLALGFVRGRPFTASTIIGATTMDQLKENIDAFTSAPRPLPPQVLDDIEILFKKYKDPAIL